Proteins from a genomic interval of Amycolatopsis sp. cg13:
- a CDS encoding amino acid ABC transporter permease, whose translation MDQFFDTFLNWQYIWEVFPDLLKTGLLNTLILSVAAAVIGTLLGMVLAVMGLSTKRWLRWPARVYTDIFRGLPAILTILVIGQGVGLLARGLVGNNPYPLGIAALSLIAAAYIGEIFRAGIQSVDKGQLEASRALGMSYSKAMLLVVIPQGVRRVLPALVNQFIALVKDSTLVYFLGFLTSQRELFRIGQDLAANTGNLSPLVAAGVVYLVITVPLTHLVNYIDKRLQTGRKVTAESNEMLAGGTI comes from the coding sequence ATGGATCAGTTTTTCGACACTTTCCTGAACTGGCAGTACATCTGGGAGGTTTTCCCGGACCTGCTCAAGACCGGCCTGCTGAACACCCTGATCCTGTCGGTGGCGGCGGCTGTCATCGGAACCCTGCTCGGCATGGTGCTCGCGGTGATGGGCCTGTCCACGAAGCGTTGGCTGCGCTGGCCCGCGCGGGTGTACACGGACATTTTCCGTGGCCTGCCCGCGATCCTGACGATCCTGGTGATCGGACAGGGCGTCGGCCTGCTCGCCCGCGGTTTGGTGGGCAACAACCCGTACCCGCTGGGCATCGCCGCGCTGAGCCTGATCGCCGCCGCCTACATCGGCGAGATTTTCCGGGCCGGCATCCAGAGCGTCGACAAGGGGCAGCTGGAGGCGAGCCGCGCGCTCGGCATGAGCTATTCCAAGGCGATGCTGCTGGTGGTGATCCCGCAGGGCGTGCGACGGGTGCTGCCCGCGCTGGTGAACCAGTTCATCGCGCTGGTGAAGGACTCGACCCTGGTGTACTTCCTCGGTTTCCTTACCTCGCAACGGGAACTGTTCCGGATCGGCCAAGACCTCGCGGCGAACACGGGCAACCTGTCGCCGCTGGTGGCCGCCGGTGTGGTTTACCTGGTGATCACGGTTCCGCTGACGCACCTGGTGAACTACATCGACAAGCGGCTGCAGACCGGCCGCAAGGTGACGGCGGAGAGCAACGAAATGCTCGCGGGTGGGACGATATGA
- a CDS encoding substrate-binding periplasmic protein, with amino-acid sequence MRKILSTLAVVVAATAGLTACGSSDASGETLRVGTLTDAPPSIYLENGQFTGYDNELLRDIAKREGFKVDFVGTEFSGLLAKVAGGQLDIGSSTISATAARKKTVAFSNGYDTSYTTVVSKKGAALSAANSFAGKRVGVVQGSVQDEFAGKLAGAQVVRFPDYNAGFAQLKTGGLDGWVVPKDIGQKYIDQNPALPLEFGYTVADKDTPSAFAVAKSNPELLKKINDGLAKAIADGTAARLHAQFFKQAPVAKELEKGGPGLPVANS; translated from the coding sequence ATGAGAAAGATCCTCAGCACGCTCGCCGTCGTTGTCGCCGCCACCGCGGGCCTTACGGCGTGCGGATCCTCGGACGCTTCCGGGGAAACCCTGCGCGTCGGCACCCTCACCGACGCCCCGCCCAGCATCTACCTCGAGAACGGCCAGTTCACCGGGTACGACAACGAACTCCTCCGGGACATCGCCAAGCGCGAGGGCTTCAAGGTCGACTTCGTCGGCACCGAGTTCTCCGGCCTGCTCGCCAAGGTCGCCGGCGGCCAGCTCGACATCGGCAGCTCGACGATCTCCGCGACCGCCGCGCGCAAGAAGACCGTGGCGTTCAGCAACGGCTACGACACCAGCTACACCACCGTCGTCAGCAAGAAGGGCGCCGCGCTGTCCGCCGCGAACTCGTTCGCGGGCAAGCGGGTCGGCGTCGTGCAGGGTTCGGTTCAGGACGAGTTCGCCGGCAAGCTCGCCGGTGCGCAGGTTGTCCGGTTCCCGGACTACAACGCCGGTTTCGCGCAGCTGAAGACCGGCGGCCTCGACGGCTGGGTCGTGCCGAAGGACATCGGGCAGAAGTACATCGACCAGAACCCGGCGCTGCCGCTCGAATTCGGCTACACCGTCGCGGACAAGGACACCCCGTCCGCCTTCGCCGTCGCCAAGTCGAACCCCGAACTGCTGAAGAAGATCAACGACGGCCTGGCCAAGGCGATCGCCGACGGCACCGCGGCCCGGCTGCACGCGCAGTTCTTCAAGCAGGCTCCGGTCGCGAAGGAGCTGGAGAAGGGCGGCCCGGGCCTCCCGGTGGCGAACTCCTGA
- a CDS encoding ABC transporter substrate-binding protein, with translation MKKLIVTAATVALVAGLTACGGDGGETLRVGTLSDSRPNAYQENGQFTGFDNELLKDVAAKEGLKLEFVATDFSALLGSVSNGRFDIGSSAIAQTDARKKTVAFSDPYNYQSLGIEAKATAGITDENSLSGKRIGVVQGTVSDTWLASNAPKAQAVRFPNDAAALSALKSSAVDGAVFDQVSAEDYATKNPELKVTKAITTNIPHGYAVRKGNTDLLAKLNDGIKKAVADGTWAKVHQQFEPSIPVPADFKTK, from the coding sequence ATGAAAAAACTGATCGTCACCGCCGCCACCGTGGCACTGGTCGCCGGTCTCACCGCGTGCGGTGGCGACGGCGGCGAGACCCTGCGGGTCGGCACGCTGAGCGATTCGCGGCCCAACGCGTATCAGGAGAACGGCCAATTCACCGGCTTCGACAACGAACTGCTGAAGGATGTCGCCGCGAAAGAGGGCCTGAAGCTGGAATTCGTGGCGACCGATTTCTCGGCGCTGCTCGGCAGCGTCTCGAACGGCCGGTTCGACATCGGCAGTTCGGCGATCGCGCAGACCGACGCGCGCAAGAAGACGGTGGCGTTCAGCGATCCGTACAACTACCAGTCGCTCGGCATCGAGGCGAAGGCGACCGCGGGCATCACGGACGAGAACTCGTTGTCCGGCAAGCGGATCGGCGTGGTGCAGGGCACGGTGTCGGACACCTGGCTGGCCTCGAACGCGCCGAAGGCACAGGCGGTCCGGTTCCCGAACGACGCGGCGGCGCTGAGCGCGCTGAAGTCGTCGGCGGTCGACGGCGCGGTGTTCGACCAGGTGTCCGCGGAGGACTACGCGACGAAAAACCCCGAGCTGAAGGTCACCAAGGCGATCACCACCAACATTCCGCACGGGTACGCGGTGCGCAAGGGCAACACCGACCTGCTGGCCAAGCTGAACGACGGCATCAAGAAGGCCGTCGCGGACGGTACTTGGGCCAAGGTGCACCAGCAGTTCGAGCCGAGCATTCCGGTTCCCGCGGACTTCAAGACGAAGTAG